The window TTCGTCCAACGTTAAAGTTCTAATTTCCGATTTGTCTTTGACCCTAAGGACCAATATATTGATGTGCTGTTGATTTTAGCAACCAGCTAGGTCccactgaaaataataatttgacgCTAAATCAACTTTCGATAGCACTGTtaattatacagtgtgtcccaaATTCGAAATTTGCCAGTCTCTAAATACAGGCTAGAATTCTTAAAAGCGCAAATgccaatatcttgaaaattatgctCGCAGtgggaaaatcgaaaaacacgTCTACCATAATATAATAGGGAAAGAGTTGAACTTAGTCCCCTGTACCAGATACACTCCTGTGACCccgattcatttttttctaacacaGGAATGGTTATGGCATACCATCGGAAAGCATTTTCATCAAGCTTTTGAATGCGACCAAAGTTGTTCGAACTCCGTCCCTAAATGTGTCCGATAATgcctaaaatgaaatatcagAGTAAGACACCTGGGGTacaattaaatagttttcaatcAGAAATAAGTGATGGAACTGAtaattgcttcaaatttatattgtaatttataaaattattaacttttaaaattactaaacattaataattacaataCGTATAATAAATGTCCTAAACGTCCATCATTTGTCGCGGAAGCGTACAAACACTGCATATATCATATTTGCAGATGCGCATTTGAATTACATCACGTAGACATTGCTCATCTTAACCTTAATGGAAATTCGCATCTGAGTGATGTCAAgtcaaaacaacttttttcttgaagaggtttgaaagttataaaatGGCGTCGAATTTAGAGGAAATTCGCATCGAAATTAGTCGATACGATGGAGATTAAGTTGGAAAAAATCCCATATTTCCAGATTCTCCAGGATCGACATCGAACTACAGACAGAGTGTCTCTATGACTACGTGGAGCTGAGATCCTCTTCCATTTGGAGCAAAAAGAAATTCATGGATGCCACTAGGTTCTGTGGCAGCCACTCCACACAAATGGAACGGTTTGATTTTGTCTCGCAAACCAACGAGGCAGAAGTGAAGTTCCACTCGGATTATTCGGGCACAGGCAGCGGGTAAGAGGATTTTCTTAATTGCCCTTTTGGTATTACTGcaaatttgccattttatcagtttttagTCCTATTTCATTCGGTTCATGGTTTTCTGAAATGAAATGAGAATTTTTGTCTTCACCGGTCGATTTAGAACGCCCCAAATCCACAGGAAGAACCTTCTTTTTAATTAGGCCAATTCGACGGCTGAGCTGGGTTCCCACGTATTCCTCGACCATGAGAGCACAAATCGTTTTTCACCATGACGTCACCGTTTCTGACTTCCGATCATATTTCAGcgcttttatttttagtttacaCCCCGTTGCCAAGAGCGACGCTcattattggaaatttatgGCCCGTTACCGTGAGCAACGGgcattaaaactaaaacaatGCCCGTTGGTTTTTGTTATCTTCTGTTTCTAAGTAAATGATCTCCTAGCAATTCTAGAACTTTTTAAAGAATCCTTTTAATTCACTCAAAGAGACTTTCATAATTAAGTGCTTTTCCTCATGTTCTGTTGGGGATTAACAAGATGTTTGCAAAATCCCTTGTTCAAGTTATTTCAAGTTAAATGAATTTCGCAGCATCCGCGGCGTTACCCGGAGGATGGGGATAATAGTACTTTTCCCTTTCTTAGAGCTTTCTTAAGGATGTTTACCTTAGATTAATCCCTTTTCTCCAGCggtaaaatacagggtgtccatcgAACAACCGCTCGGACTCCTATGATTTTATTTgcgattttataaaaatctatTAGGGGGATGCGTACATGTGGCTAATGAATGTGAACTTCTTTTTGATGGCCAGTTTTAAAGTAAACAGATTTAGAAAGCACAGCAAActgtaaaaaatatcaaaacttaAAGTAAGCAACATCGAAAAAActgattaataatttctttaacatttAAGATAAATACGACATTACTTCAcaccaaaatgaagaaaatcgatttttcttttgtgCTACGTCGTAAAAAAACACTCTATGCTATTTTAAAACgtcaacaaaatttaatgatatgttgagaattaaagttgttatcgcaaacaccctgtatgtatttttAGCTAAATGAGTATTTGTGCCTGCTAAAGGATCTTCCATGAAAATCCAacgtaaaattatgaaaatctcGCTTGAGCTGGTGgcgatattcatttttttatgaggcacTGCAGCtgtctaaacatttttttagaaacatCATCGCTTCGAGTCTCTGTAACTcaggttaaaaaaatccaacctGAACCAACAAAGGCTCAAAAGAGGATTGAGAAAAGTGCACAtggtcccattaaaaaaaacttacactTTATGCTGCCCCGCTTTTTTGCGACCCCCTGTAGGGTTGtcgctaattttaaaaatcacttgCGTCATCTATCAAAAATTCCTTTATGAAATCATAATTGAAATCGCAGGAGCTCGGGGGGCTGctaaatggacaccctgtattattcCAAATCccctttgaaaagtcttaGAAGTTCGAACGCaaacgatattaaaaaattcaaataaaggaCCTCAGCAGGAGCGAAGGAAGACAGTCGTACAAGTGCAATTAAATTGACGGACAGGGAAAATTGCTCTGCTACTTGAGGACGTCCGGAGACTGGCGACTTTTTTGTCGGGTTTCCAGGCAAGCATGCAAAGCACCTTCACCCCAGGGAAGACAGTGCCGTCTATATCGCAGTCAGATTTTTTCCTACTTGCCTTTTTAACAACACTCTTAAAAcaatctctctctctctctctcccccccctcccccctttccctctttctctctctctcccccctcccccctttccctctttctctctctctctccccccTACCTCTGCATCCCTGTTTCCCTGCATGTATGCACGTCTAAACTTACCTGAAACTTGCAGCTTTGCCCTAACCTGGAGGGCCGTGGACATATCGGCATGTCCCACTCAGACATTAACGGCCCGCGAGGGTGTCATCGAGAGTCCCAATTATCCAGAGTTCTTGCTCGCCCATCTCGATTGCTCCATCTTTATCCAGGCTCCCCCAGGAAAAAGGATTTGGCTTGAATTCACGGACGTCGACCTCGGGCAGAACAAAGTTGGGGAACCGATAAATAACCAGAACGGCGACGTCACCTTCGAGATGCAGCTCGgcaaaaaattggaaactttCAGGCCCTTTCAGATGAGCGAGCTTTTGACTGAGggtaagaaaaaagtttatgtgtTCCCCTCCGTTGCTTTCGGAGTTTTCCAACAAGTAAACATAACTTTACCCACGGgcactgaaattttcaaatgttacTCGGCATGAGAACGGTTTTTTCTTTTCGTGGGCGGCGCAAGTGGGCTTTTCCGTGCATGAAGCTGCCTTGAAAGATATACGTTTCCGCACTGGGGCGTGAGGAGAATAACTCCGCAATCACATACgcgaaatttaatgaaactgaCATAGCGTGAAGACTTACGAGGGTCGGGCTTAGGTTAACCAAGATTAAGCCATGCGTTTGCAATGCGGCCTAACcgacatttatatttttcgttttcgtACCTAATATCTGCGTGTGCGCCCGTGCCACTCAGTCGCGCAACGCGCGCTTGCGCTGTTGAGTTTTTCCAGAAATACTGGCCAGCAAtagctttttaaagttaaaaggaCCTTAATCTTCCTAATGAACCATTTCGCTTTAATGGTATTTGCAGTAAATTTCTATTCCACGGACAGCAATAAAAGAGCAGGATTGAAACACCTTCACTTATCGTGATATTTGTCTTCCTTGGCAGGAAAGCTCCTTTCCATGTTTAATCTTCTTGAACTCGAGACAGTCTTCGCTAATTACATAAATGAACTAATAAGCCAAGGAAATTAACTAAATATTAGTAGACAGATTTTCAAGCGCCGACCCAATTAGCTCGATTAATTTTATCTAATTTCTTGTTATCTTATGCGTTGGGGTTCTCGGTGAAGAAATatctaattcaatttaatagcGTTAGTTTCCAGTAACGCAGAAGAAACTGGcgtgaaaattgcaaatctATTTTTATATGTCCCAAGGACCTTATGTGgctattttagatttttttccaggAAATTTCATGTCCACTGGCGATGTACTGAAGTTGAGATTACAGACGGGAAATCGGCCCAAAGGGCGAGGATTCAAGGCGTTATACCGAATTTCTGACGAATCGTCCATTGAGGAAAAAACTGTAACCCTTCTGAACAATTCTTCAGGTAAAAGTCAGTTTGTCGAAGAATCAATTAGGACACTTTTTCCAATAAACGGAGCTATTAGGGCGTATTTACCCTCTTAGGTCCGATATTTCACGTGAACTTCCCGCAACGATCTCCCCCGAATTTGGACTTTCTCCAACGCTTTGTCGCCCCACCAGGACATGTCATATCCATAGGCCTGCACTCGATGAAACTCAGCCACATCAACTGTCAAGAAAAAACCGGTCAAGTAGAGGTGTTCGACAGCTACTCAGACACCAATGGCACCCTATGGAAGCTCTGCTATTCCTCTCCCTTCGAGCGAACCCTCGAGGACGACGTCCTCTTCGCTAATCCCACGATCTACATAAAGTCGTTTCTTAATTCTTTACAGCTGAGGCAGAAAAGCGGTCTTTTGGGCACTCGGTTGAATGGAACATTGAGTGTGCAACCTGACGAAGAATTCAAGAAGAAGATCATCAACTACAGCCGCAACCAAGTAGAGAGTTGTGCGCCCAATCCCTGCCTGAATGGGGGAAAGTGTGTTAAAAAAGCGTCGAAGAAGATCTGTCAATGTATCGGTCATTTTACTGGTGAGTTTTATTGAgggtttcaaattatttagctATGAAGTAAGGAAATATTGTTCAACAAGTGACACAAAGTGCATTTTCCTCAACTGAGAAGATAGTTTGATATATGTCAATGTCGATTGACATCAGATGTCAATGTCGAAAGTGTCATTGTCAGTTGTCAATCATGTAATACTTTTGTCATGTGTCAGCAGATTGCGGGCAAACTTTTAACATTGACGcatattattttgatttgcgTGAGGTAAATTTTATAGCACATCCTTGCAAAACTCGGGAACATTTACGATACGGTAGGATTTAAAATATAGCTAAGTCGTTTGTTTTGTATCCATACCTCGTTTGTTTTCCTTAACGCACACTTCAGTTAGGAAAGTCACACATCCGTATACTAACACTCTTCGCGACTATTAGTCGCGATTGTTATGTTTCCTTTCGCACGATGTCTttgaaaaacgttattttccgTTAGGGTAAAGCATAATGTTGTCATTTTTACACGGTCGTAGAAAGATGTTTTCAATGCGGGAATTAAGGTCAACTGCCACACTTTCGCACCTTATGTTTGCTTTAGTTAAAGCCTGAACAAAGAACGAAGCTAAAAGCGGAATATTTAAAGATAATTATTCCCGTCTGTTATACAAATTCCTGAAGCGATTAAATATGCTCCTCGTTAACGGCCGGTTTTGTATGAaaagttaaacaaatttttgttcCTACTCGTTTTGTGACCGACAAAAATTCTTGCTGTAGGGCAGTTCGTTTTTCCTACACTTTTCTTCCCGCAATTTTTCCTGCtacgctttttttttaatttcttgcaaTTTGCGCTAAATTAGTTATTGGGCCAACCAATGGTTGTTGAGATATGAATCACAAAAAGCGAGTAACCACgtcattaaatttaacttacaAACCTTACACTTTCCCCGATTTGTTTACATTTCATAGCGCCTTTATCGATAGTATAAACTCCCAACAGGCTTATTTTGCGCCATCACCCAGTGTGATTTGGAGCCCTGCATCTTCGGTACCTGCCAACTGACCAATTCAAGTTACCGGTGCCTTTGCAAGCCGGGATACGTAGGACCAACTTGCGAGCAAAAGCGCAAACCTTGCGAGGGCAACCCGTGCGAGAGCCGTGGCATTTGCATGGAAAAAGGGAATGGATTCCAATGTCGCTGCCATGCCTGGTGGGAAGGTACGTATGAGACTTTCTCTGAGAAATGGGGCGTCAGAAATTCCTTGCAGGCCCTCGGTGCGAGAAACGCATGCTCCACATACCGTACAAGCCTTTAAGCGAGCGCATGCTTCACGAGCCGTTCTGGCTCGGCCTGATGACCGTTTTCGTTGTGATGGGGGTTATCGGACTAGTCTGGTGCGCCAAACGACATTTTCCAGAGAAAATCGAGAAGCTCTTGGCGGAGGACGACAACCGGAATAGGAGTACTTATTCACTAATAAGAATGATTCCAGCGTTATTGGTAAAGAGTTTTCAGTACACTCGCTGCGAAGCACGTCAGTGAGAGAGCAGCTGGCTGCAGCTTCGGGAGCGACTGCTGCCATCTTGGCCGCAGCGACGCCGTCTCCAGGACCGGCTCAAGGCCGGTCCATCTTCGGTCGTCTGGGTATTCGCAAGCCGTCCATCCTCAGCCTGACCAGCCCACACGCGAGCTGCGGCGCCGCGGGCGGTTATTCACCCGCCACGGCGCGCACGTTCAGTTTGGACGATTTACTTAAGCCGCCCCCGAGACGTAAGGCGCCCAGCCTGCGCTGTACTGTCcactttttgttttgttctaCTTCCGTTCACTCGTACACCTCTGTCTTGTTCttctatttatatttcttgCCAATTTTCGCAGGGATGTCAAATATGTAACTCATACGTACTTCACAACCGTTCCTGGATTATGGCAATCCTGAAAGCACATCCTTTCCTTCCACTGTCAATACTGAAACCACTTACTTCTCTTTTTGTAGATATAACTCTGTTCCTTCTCACTTTGCGTGTGGCTGGTAGGTTGCACTGAACTActtgtaaataaatgttttattttgttttgttcaaaAAGGGGCCAGCTGGTTTAATCATGTTTTACCTTAAGTTGAAGTAAGCTCGACCTCCGGTTTAACTCAGTTGCTCTCGGAGGCAAACCTTCATTTCACACGAGCAAACTTACGAATTTAATACATGATTGGACAAGCTGTGTGACTACTGAATTCATCACAAGTTACCTGAATATTTGTTGAAACAATCTGATATTCTCATAACACGCAATTCAAAATGTGTGTCGCTGGAGCTCCAACACGGGGATCTCGATACCTATGAGAGACACAAAGTTTCGAATTTCGGCAACcaacatcaatttttattttatatatattttatattttcacatGTATGAATTTAGCTTTTTCTAATTACAATGATGCATCACACATTAAGGTCAATTCAATAAAGCTTCCCATGGCTTCAAATTAACCAAAGTCTAAGGGAGATAGGTCTGTTGAGCGAGCAGGccaacttattaaaataatttaaatacaccaaAATGTATAGCTCACGATGGATAATGCGGGTCAACGATGAATACAGTTGTTAAGGCCAAATCTGCAACTGAATCTTggtatttttagttttttgcttttggctatttatgtaaaattataataatgcaGGTGCATTTCGGAGTTCCGGAGGGTTTGCAAAACGGGAAATATTCACCTATTCAGTGTAAATAACCACCGGAATAACGATGTATCAACTTGATCCCAAGAAGCACATAATACGGGCAATATACATGAGCGGGTTTGAGTAAAAGTAACCGATTActttcttcgttttttttacatCACAGCACCTTGCTAGTTACCTCCAAGAAGATCCCGGTAAATGATTCAATCCGTGGAAATTACTTATCTTATTCTATCCATACCTGCTCACGACTATTGACGTGTTTTATGCGAACTTATATCCCATTTACAACCATTGACACACGCCCTATGCTCCCAGGTAGCCCATCACCCAAAAAGAAGCGTAACAACTCAACACCCACAAAAAAGAACGTAGCTGAAAAGAAGCAGATCCTTCAACAACTTATCTCTCCAGTGAACAAGCATGTCTCCAAAAGGGTCAGCTTGGGCGAGCTCATCCAGATGACCGATCGCAAAAACAGCGGTATTCAATCTGCGCCGTCAGTTATTATCAAAGAGACCAGACTTTCGGACACCGATCCCGCCTTGACTGCCTTGAATGACCCCAAATTGGAGAAGAAGGTCACTTTTGCACGATTACTGAATAAAGTCAGTGCGGAAATGAGTTCTGGGTCGGATATGGAGATGGGGATTATGCAGACTAATAAGTTGGGGTGTATTTTTCCGAGACCAGCCAGCACGCCGCCGTCTCCAAGCGTTATCGCTAGGAGTCCGAATAGCACTTCTAGTAATCAGGGTATAAACTAGCGAAATACCGTACATTCGTTTCCTCATGGTGTCTTTTATGCCCTAGGCAGCGACTCATTTACCAGCTCAGACTTGGCTATTCCTACCGCCCTCAGTTCCAGCATTTCGGATCTTTTAATCAATAGACGCCAGAATAAAAGCCCCATAGGGAAGCAGAAGCCTGCCAGTGCAGACTCTATTCTTGCAATGTTTCGCAACTTCTCCTCTACTTCTGCCAGTGCTAACCTTCCATGTTCCCTTAAACTTTCCCCTTCCACCACTCCTACTGCCTCCAGCCCCCATGAGGACATTGTGGGCGATGACGAATCATCTTCCTCCTCGATTCACACTCCAGTATCTTTCTCCAGCGGAGCTCCAGAGAGTCCTGTCCACCACCACAGCTACACTCAGAGCACCATTGAAGTGCCAGTTTTGGACCCGCTGAGCGCACACAGGTCTTCAGGAAGCGGGATGAATTTGTTGCACCCTCCGACGATATTGCTGGAAATACCAAGCACAATCAACAAGTGCCTTTCTCCCATTCGGGAATTGCCTACTCCGTTGCCCTCACCGATGCCTTCACCCGCGATCACGCCGATCATGCGCAGAAGCCAATCGCCGATAGCCAGGCGGGCTGTCTGTCAAATGTCCGCGTCCTCCTTGGACGACCTGGACAACAGCGATGACAGAATTTCAATCGAAATTCCCAATATATCTGTGAGCGGCAGCGACGATGACGAAGTCAGGTGTCCGGATATAGCCATCGACCCTCAAGCCGAAGACGGGCTCATTATGGAGGAAGCTGCAGCCATGCAACAATGTGCCTTGTACAAAACAAAGGTAACTTCGGAAAATagatttcaaattatattgTAATCGGCCGTGGAAGCCTCCAGTCGTAATGCGTTAATACAATTTTCCAGAATCGTTCATCCACTCTTGGTCAAATCAACGAGAAGGACCCACATCCAATCCCTCCTCCCTTAATCATCCCCACTCTCATGATCCAAACACCCTCCCCAACTCACAAACCGCCTACTATTTTGATTCCAGGTTCACCCCCTCCTCACCGCTCTTTCCCCCACCACCAAGATACAGTCTTCCAATTTCCTCCTACTGCCAAGTCAGGGCGAAAGATGTTCAAAGACTTTGAGAAGCCAACGTCCTTAGACCTGCCGAGCGCCCCACCTTTGATCACCATCACGTGCAATATGAGTGAAGCCGAATCGGATATAGAGCCCAATTCACCAGCCATTAAAATTCCCGGTCACCATGGAGGGCCAGCAGGGGGGATGAGTTATTTGAGCCCTTTTTCGATGGCACATAGAGCTGAGCAACATACTTCGGAGTCCAATCTCAGCTCTTCTGGGTACAGTTCCATGGCCAGTCCTGGTCCTTCCAGGTGCGGATCTAGTAATCCATTATGTCCGAGCGAAATGGAGGATCAAGGACCCCCTGGTTCGGGACACGGGTGCTTGAGGAGACAGTCGCTGACTCCAGTATTACGATCCAACACTGATTCTGGTGGAAGAGACATGAAGACCGGCCAAGACAACCAACGAAGAGGACGTTCGGACTCGGAAACCCTTTCTGATGATCCACTACTGGAGTCCAACGATGAGGGTATTGGCACCGATCACATAGACGAGAAAATCGACGAAGGTGACGTTAAGAGTGCTAAAGAGCTAGAAGTGTTTATGAGCGATTCCGACACTAAAATGCTGCTGCTAGACTTACCAGTACCCGCTGCTTTGACCATTCCGCGCGTAGCGAAGTGCGTAAGCGTAGAGAGCTCCATTGACCGGTTGCTGTCCCCGCTCACAATTAGCAAGAACTCATTACAGTTGCCTTCAATAATTGTCCAACTGGACTCGACTACAGGAGAAAAGTACTTGAGTCCTATGAGCTCGCGCAGTGAAAGCCCCTTAAGTGACCGGACGACGGGAATGGGTCGCTTCTCTCCACTTTTTTACAGCAAAAATAAGGATCTACTGCCGTTCACCGACTCCGATGGACTCTACGACTTTCCTAGCTCAGACAAGGTAAACGTAATTACTGTAACACAACACAAGAAGGTGGGGAGAAAGCGAGAGAAACGTACGGTACGTACCTGCAAGACCCCAAGTCCAACGAAACAGTATCAGAACGCAACCTGGCTGAATCACCTAGACGTGCCCAATATCAAAGATGCGTTCTACAAAGTGCCACCGCCGAGAAAATTGAGCCCGAAGAGGAGACTGGCCAGAACGCAGGTGGTCAGCTCGTCCTCTAGCTCGGACAGTGTAGTGTCCGCGAGGGAGGTAATCAAACATTCCACATCCAGCCCGAGTCCCGACACTGTTCGATGGTCGTCGCCCATTGGCTGGATCGATCAGAAAAACAGCAGGTCGTCCGGAGAGGACAAGGTGAGAGTTTTAGTGTTATAACAAGTGCCAACAGAAAGCATGTTCATGCTCcatctttttttctcttattataCTTCGTAATAAGTTCCTACCTATGTCGGAGTAGGTTCAGAGTGTGAAACTCAAGTCAACTCGGTTCATGTCCATTCCATTCATACATGCAGGTATCGCCAGTTCAAATAGAAACATGGGGATAGTGCAAGCGGGAGAAGGACTGTATAAGGGTTAATATGCGTCGGACAACGACCAACGAAGTGGACTGCGAGGCTAGCGACTGACGTGGGCAGAGTCAGTCAACTATCACCAGGTCTCTTACCGTTTCAGGCttaattaatataagtatTAGTGATgaaataataagttttttttctcatttatttatattgccaCCTTTTGTTCGGATATTTTTGAGAATTGCTATAGCCGCAAAAgtagtaaaatcaataaaaattaagacgTCGAAGTAGAAGCGCTGGCCGGATTTGCTCCGCCCACTTCGTCGTCGGTCTTTGTCGGAAACGTATTAAACTTTATGCGGTCCTTGTCCCACTTAGACAATCCCTATGTTTCTGCTTGAACTGGTAATATCTTCGTAGCTTGGTCCAGTACTAAAATCGATGCACGTCATAACGCTAAAATTCAGGGGGCGTTGCCGATTTAATGATTAGTTGAGTACTACTTGTGCGGAACCGACAATAAATATCAAAGAGAGCATAAAGTAATATTGAAAGCTTAGACGTATTACCTTAAATATcattctttaataaatatagcaacattagaaaataaatccaaattaCGGTAATCAACgaaatatatttaaagagAGTGTCATTCAAAACTCTGTACTAGCTTGTCTCATAGATTATCGACGACAGCAGAAGATGATTTAGCCCAATCTacatcaaatgaaaaaaatgaatggtTGTGAAGATACGGGATGTTAATGTTTTTATCTTGCATAATGCAAAtgcgttaaaatttttacaaaaactatttgtttatttgcgGCTCtcgaaatttataataaaaatttgcattcatgTATATCAATCGCTCAACGCATCACTGTCGCTATCAACAGCGACTATCAGTGGAATcactaaaataaaacatacatTATACAATTTGGGGACACCGCGCCCTCTGTCGCCAAcacttttcaagtttaaatattttcctaaaCGTTAAGGGATTGCCCTTAGGTCCAAGTACTAGCAGCAGTTTATCCACATAATTATTGTGTACCTTGAGACGCATTcccaattgaaatttttcgtattttgaaTGTATAGGTTGGCAATGGAATCGCGTCGTTTATaacatttatcaattttagtaCTGGACAACCTGTAAGCGAGAAAGGCCACATAAATAGCGCTGGGTTAAGGCCAGCAGGAAATATATACAGTGCCGCCCTCTACCTCCTCATtgctgaagctcgataagagAGAAAGACGCACAAGCCTGATTCGTCTACATGTAccatgtttaaaaataaatcttgctTGTTATAGCATTGACGTTAAAAACGCTTTTTTCCCGCAGGACGACTCCAACCCCAACTGCCCAATGCTATCTCGATCGCTAGATTTTAGCAAGAACCAGCCAAAGTACCAAAAAGTCAGCAGGCTTCGAGCTATTAGCAATCAAATTAGGTGAGTGGCAACCTCTATGTATTTTCGACCTTTAAAGCCGTCTAAAAGATTTTCGTTCGACTATTTAGGCATGCGCAGTTCTTCTCGGAAGGTTTCATAATTCACGACTTCATTACTTTAATATTACTCACCATTGTACGAGTGAACGCC of the Euwallacea fornicatus isolate EFF26 chromosome 9, ASM4011564v1, whole genome shotgun sequence genome contains:
- the LOC136340997 gene encoding uncharacterized protein isoform X2, with the translated sequence MKPAARVFFIVLIPGLAAWLDALSISFSGYDIEGGSPGPPDLSTDSSNEFGSGGQDANAVSDVCDFDGTFNEDVGGRVVGLQVHHEVFTANTLVSGVKYQVHINIKEPLQELVLRASVPSKWSYQLAGTDSNKCGANTLKIQPKTFEVMVNWTFKADLDPVNVPNISIRINCKEEGNPTINKAIFMYAVSADCHLNLRPDSATLSNSDLPKTSECQIWFPSPNDGHGLVVELTRLNIPCSKGFLHFAGLNRTQHIHDGRLLQKLCGKLEELPETDRKIYFPETNKSQPSIHIHGSPIFTLAYRLVDFCYNITFVNREGTVELKPTGMLQCTFRIYMPYGYRIALKLLIGDGQAKEKIQTTQSRKLPNSGCPGLLAQLYDGSSNWSYCSQNGEDQKQIEVVTKENKAVLMVTRTSETSSQSVIRLRMSYRAEPIEDVVRVCEFGWVAMRQFCVTVLDSQKLPWAKAEAECVVRGGHLVSVRSERDQRTLNNFLSNSPSYRDDNAYWIGASDKTHESDFRWSDGLAFSYTNWFGGWPQHQYYNRQPNDDGLSDQDCVEVRRTFTLPTTSIGLAPEFMWNDRDCATLNFFICEKLQNDEPLEENWSADCNRTLKLSRQSPRASISSPGFPRHYPDNADCDTTIIAPSGYRIILDFDELVIENEPSCSYDYLEIIEQTSNGTATNSSSRRLCGDWSAKLKLLRYVGHGSRLILRFSSDYSHHFGGYKARVSMENAMQCEDERLNMFNGACYLVVNYPEVTWPTAQEICRGMKALLSSITTPEEARFITTIIRKNAEYRTNALYWLGGKAGPEADFEWIDGNPMEFQGWLPGNRPTENDLQDAKVEPRCLGMQWMPSPSPPLPSGLYWNSQRCGQVGGYVCKRKRQLLDSTIDFNQTLNSLDGHLTTPNFPENYYNNLDFLVKIIGPERTRLKIRFSRIDIELQTECLYDYVELRSSSIWSKKKFMDATRFCGSHSTQMERFDFVSQTNEAEVKFHSDYSGTGSGFALTWRAVDISACPTQTLTAREGVIESPNYPEFLLAHLDCSIFIQAPPGKRIWLEFTDVDLGQNKVGEPINNQNGDVTFEMQLGKKLETFRPFQMSELLTEGNFMSTGDVLKLRLQTGNRPKGRGFKALYRISDESSIEEKTVTLLNNSSGPIFHVNFPQRSPPNLDFLQRFVAPPGHVISIGLHSMKLSHINCQEKTGQVEVFDSYSDTNGTLWKLCYSSPFERTLEDDVLFANPTIYIKSFLNSLQLRQKSGLLGTRLNGTLSVQPDEEFKKKIINYSRNQVESCAPNPCLNGGKCVKKASKKICQCIGHFTGLFCAITQCDLEPCIFGTCQLTNSSYRCLCKPGYVGPTCEQKRKPCEGNPCESRGICMEKGNGFQCRCHAWWEGPRCEKRMLHIPYKPLSERMLHEPFWLGLMTVFVVMGVIGLVWCAKRHFPEKIEKLLAEDDNRNRKFSVHSLRSTSVREQLAAASGATAAILAAATPSPGPAQGRSIFGRLGSPSPKKKRNNSTPTKKNVAEKKQILQQLISPVNKHVSKRVSLGELIQMTDRKNSGIQSAPSVIIKETRLSDTDPALTALNDPKLEKKVTFARLLNKVSAEMSSGSDMEMGIMQTNKLGCIFPRPASTPPSPSVIARSPNSTSSNQGSDSFTSSDLAIPTALSSSISDLLINRRQNKSPIGKQKPASADSILAMFRNFSSTSASANLPCSLKLSPSTTPTASSPHEDIVGDDESSSSSIHTPVSFSSGAPESPVHHHSYTQSTIEVPVLDPLSAHRSSGSGMNLLHPPTILLEIPSTINKCLSPIRELPTPLPSPMPSPAITPIMRRSQSPIARRAVCQMSASSLDDLDNSDDRISIEIPNISVSGSDDDEVRCPDIAIDPQAEDGLIMEEAAAMQQCALYKTKNRSSTLGQINEKDPHPIPPPLIIPTLMIQTPSPTHKPPTILIPGSPPPHRSFPHHQDTVFQFPPTAKSGRKMFKDFEKPTSLDLPSAPPLITITCNMSEAESDIEPNSPAIKIPGHHGGPAGGMSYLSPFSMAHRAEQHTSESNLSSSGYSSMASPGPSRCGSSNPLCPSEMEDQGPPGSGHGCLRRQSLTPVLRSNTDSGGRDMKTGQDNQRRGRSDSETLSDDPLLESNDEGIGTDHIDEKIDEGDVKSAKELEVFMSDSDTKMLLLDLPVPAALTIPRVAKCVSVESSIDRLLSPLTISKNSLQLPSIIVQLDSTTGEKYLSPMSSRSESPLSDRTTGMGRFSPLFYSKNKDLLPFTDSDGLYDFPSSDKVNVITVTQHKKVGRKREKRTVRTCKTPSPTKQYQNATWLNHLDVPNIKDAFYKVPPPRKLSPKRRLARTQVVSSSSSSDSVVSAREVIKHSTSSPSPDTVRWSSPIGWIDQKNSRSSGEDKDDSNPNCPMLSRSLDFSKNQPKYQKVSRLRAISNQIRFLRRLEQSLKRRERTASPDTDSLDSEEDSPMVTSPLLHQSKGARIKVEICKSNSIGKLQTNAGLNGKNNKSTKYKHWDSLQERTWPKETVSEKHGNSE